Genomic DNA from Pongo abelii isolate AG06213 chromosome 22, NHGRI_mPonAbe1-v2.0_pri, whole genome shotgun sequence:
CCCTCCAAGGTCACCATGCCGAGCCTGCTCCCCTcatgcctcctcttcctcctcagggtGCCAGAGGAGCCCCAGGACCTGCCGGACCCCCTGGAGACCCCGGGCTGATGGGTGAAAGGGTGAGTGTCCAACAGCTCGGGCCCTGGGGCGGAGGCCTGGCTGCCAGAGGCCCTGGGAAGCCCCAGCCCCACACTGTGGAGCTGCCTAGGGTCTCTGACTGGGCCGGGAGCGCCCGCAGCATCACTGGCTCCTGGCCACAGTTGGCACCTGAGCCAGAGGCCCCCTTGGCAGGGCCCCTCCTGCCCCGAGATCCGGGTCCCAGGGTCCACGGGGACCAGCAGGGTGGCCCCAGGGGAGGGAGCCGGCTTCTGGGCTGACAGAGGGGCCCTGCGGGTGCAGTGCTCCCGGGCCTGTGCTGGCCAGTGGGTATCCCAGGCCTGGCCGATTCGCACGGTGACGGCTACTCTGCTTCCCCAGGGAGAAGACGGCCCCCCTGGAAATGGCACCGAGGGCTTCCCTGGCTTCCCCGTAAGTGTCCAGAGGCTGAGCCCACAGGAACATGCCCAAGCTGCCTGCGGTGCCCTCTTTAGTGGACTGGGCACTCTTGGGTGGGCGGGCTGGCCCCAGGACCGCCGACTGGCCCAGGAATTCCATGGCCGGGATTCTGTCAGCTCAGGCCCTTCTGCTGTGCGCCCCTCACAGCCTCTCCTCTCAAATCAGAACCCGGTATCACTACCCTGCTTTTCCGTGACAGGGGTATCCGGGCAACAGGGGCCCTCCCGGGATAAACGTGAGTACACCCCCTCCTCCATCTGGCTGTGGGCACACACATTCACAGTCACAGGGACATGCACGTGTGAACACACATGTGCAAACAGGCTCCCGAGCAAACACACAGGGTACACAGGCACCCACGGCTGCCCCACTGTCTGTGGCCACAGCCCCAGTCGGCATCAGCTCCAGCAGGCCCTGCGAGGCTCCTGCTGTGGTGTGGCTTGTCGATCCCCTCACGGCCCTGACTGCCCGGTGACCGATCTCCCCTCGGTGTGCAGGGCAGGCCCAGCCCCAGAGGCCGCCCCACAGCTCCCTAGGCCACTCCGGGACCCAGTTTCTCCAGCCCAGGAAATGTGTGTGgtgggagaagggaagagaagagtgcctctcttatctttatttttttcattttaaaatttctgcttcctaaaaacaaaataaaacccttGTTAACCAAGTGCTCTCCCATCACTACAGGGCACGAAGGGCTACCCCGGCCTCAAGGGGGACGAGGGGGAAGCCGGGGACCCCGGAGATGATGTAAGTGTGGATGGGAGGCAGGGCCAGCCCCCAGTCCACCTGAGCCACGGAGGGTTGGGCCCTCGAAGGGCAGTGGACCAGGACCAGCTTGGGGAGGCCTCATGGGCCCCGGCTGCTGGATGCTCTGTGGATGGGGCCGGTGCGCAGATGCCCAGGTGGTGCACGGTCCGTTGACACAACGCTGTTCCCTTCCAGAACAACGACATTGCACCCCGAGGAGTCAAAGGAGCAAAGGGGTACCGGGGTCCCGAGGGCCCCCAGGTGGGTGGATGTGGCTGGGTGAGGCCACGGTGGGCTGTGCCTGGGACGCTGGATGCTGGGGCTGGGGAACGCTGGAAGAAGCTGGGAGAGTGGGAGGCGGCGGGAGGGAATTTTGGGGAGCACGTCATCTGGGAGGCCCTGGGGATGGGAGGTGCCGGTCGCCAGGGCCAGGTGGTGGCCAGGGCAGCAGAGCCGAGCCCAGGGACACAGCGGGTCCTCAGGGTGGGGCCCACCTGGGATGGCCACCTGGACCACCGGTGTGCGAAGCCCCAGCTGCCCTCACAGCACCCTCACTGGAGGACGAGGGGCTGGGTAGGGAGGGGTCGGGCAGGGGTGGGCTTGATGAGGGGCAGGGCCCTGGGGGTAGGGGCTGTCTCAGCTCAGGAAGCACAGTGGGCTCCTCACCCTCAGAGCTCCTCTACTCTGTTTCTCGGACAGGGACCCCCAGGACACCCAGGACCGCCTGGGCCGGACGTAAGTGGGGCTCTGTGAACATTGCTGGGGGTGACCACTGCAGCTTCCGTCCCGTGGGGTGTGGGTCCTGTCCGTGGGCGCTCCTGTAGACCCTGCTCATAGGTGGGGGTGGGTTGTGGAAGAAGAGCtggtgccaggccctggggaccCATGACGGCCATGGGAGGACCCGTGAGGATCATGGGGGGACGTGTGAGGATCACGGGGGGACGTGTGAGGATCACGGGGGGACGTGTGAGGATCACGGGGGGACGTGTGAGGATCACGGGGGGACGTGTGAGGATCACGGGGGGACGTGTGAGGATCACGGGGGGACGTGTGAGGATCATGGGACGTGTGAGGATCATGGGGGGACGTGTGAGGATCATGGGGGGACGTGTGAGGATCATGGGACGTGTGAGGATCATGGGACGTGTGAGGATCATGGGGAGACGTGTGAGGATCATGGGGGGACGTGTGAGGATCATGGGACACGTGTGAGGATCATGGGACACGTGTGAGGATCATGGGACACGTGTGAGGATCATGGGGGGACGTGTGAGGATCATGGGGGGACGTGTGAGGATCATGGGACGTGTGAGGATCATGGGGGGACGTGTGAGGATCATGGGGGGACGTGTGAGGATCATGGGGGGACGTGTGAGGATCATGGGGAGACGTGTGAGGATCATGGGGGACGTGTGAGGATCATGGGGGGACGTGTGAGGATCATGGGGGGACGTGTGAGGATCATGGGGGGACGTGTGAGGATCATGGGGGATGTGTGAGGATCATGGGACGTGTGAGGATCATGGGGGACGTGTGAGGATCATGGGGGGACGTGTGAGGATCATGGGGGGACGTGTGAGGATCATGGGACGTGTGAGGATCATGGGGGGACGTGTGAGGATCATGGGGGGACGTGTGAGGATCATGGGGGGACGTGTGAGGATCATGGGGAGACGTGTGAGGATCATGGGGGACGTGTGAGGATCATGGGGGGACGTGTGAGGATCATGGGGGGACGTGTGAGGATCATGGGGGGACGTGTGAGGATCATGGGGGATGTGTGAGGATCATGGGACGTGTGAGGATCATGGGGGACGTGTGAGGATCATGGGGGGACGTGTGAGGATCATGGGGGGGATGTGTGAGAATCATGGGGGGATGTGTGAGGATCATGGGACGTGTGAGGATCATGGGGGGACGTGTGAGGATCATGGGGGGACCTGTACCCATGAGGACCATGAGGGGACCCGTGACGGCCACGGGGAGACAGGTGGCCATGTCAGGGGTCCAGCCCAGTAGCAGGGGTGTAGTGGGCAGAGCAGGGCACACCTGCAAAGAACCTCCTGCTCAAACCCAGCCCTGTGGGGGCTCCGGGGAGGGTGATCTGGAGACCCAGCAGCCCACAGTCCCCGCTGGGAGGGGCTGCCCATGGCCCCAGTACCCTCGTCTCTCCCTCCCCAGGAATGCGAGATTTTGGACATCATCATGAAAATGTGCTGTGAGTATCTCTGAGAAGCCGTCCTCGTTAGGGAGAGCAGGGCCGCCAGCCTGGCCTGTTCCACTCCTAGAAGGGTCTCTCCACTGTTGGGGGTCTGGGTCTGTGGGTACATCCTTGAGGAGGCTCCTCAGCCAGCCCCTACCGGCCTCCAAAGCCCTCCCAGGCCCCCGGGTCCCCGCACAGGCTGAGAGTCCCCGGTGCGGGGCAGAGCTGCCGTGTGAGGAGGGCGGCCGGGGAGGCGGGGAGGCCGGTGAAGGAGGCAGGCCAGGGAAGGGCGGAGGCTGCCCCGAGAGTAGGAGCCTTTCTGACGTGCGCAGGACGCGGCCCTGACTGGTCTAACtgactctttctcttctcctcagCTTGCTGTGGTAAGACCCTGGCTCTAGCTCCTGAGAGAACGGATCCCGGGGGCGGGGGAGCGAGGCCTGGGTCCCACGCATGTCGCAGGACAGCACGTGGCACCCTGGTCCCCGCCCGCGGCTCCCTGCACCTGCCCGCCCCCTCTGGGGCCTGCTCCAAGCCAGCAGGGTTCCCGGGTGTTGGGCTGGGCCCCGCCCTCTTTCACCCATAACTGAAATAACCAGGAGCAGGCTGGGGGGGTCCCTGCGCCATCGTTCCGGCCCACAGGCCCCACGCCTAGCCTGGCTGAGCAACGCCCGCCCTGACCAGCCGCCGGACAGAGCGGCCGTTAGGGGGCCATGGGAGGGGGTGGGCTCTTCTGGGGCTGAGACACGGGAGACCCCAACGTGTCAAGCGAGGACGTGGCAGCCAAGGAGGGGCCAGGGCGGTggaggggaggggccagggcggtggaggggaggggccagggcggtggaggggaggggccagggcgtggaggggaggggccagggcGTGGAGGGGCGGGGCAAGGGCGTggaggggaggggccagggcgtggaggggaggggccagggcgtggaggggaggggccagggcgtggaggggaggggccagggcgtggaggggaggggccagggcgtggaggggaggggccagggcGTGGAGGGGAGGGGCGTGCTCTGCTGACACCGCCCCCGCCTGCAGAATGCAAGTGCGGCCCCATAGATCTCCTGTTCGTGCTGGACAGCTCAGAGAGCATCGGCCTGCAGAACTTCGAGATTGCCAAGGACTTCGTCGTCAAAGTCATTGACCGGCTGAGCCGGGATGAGCTGGTCAAGGTGAGGCCTTGCCCCGCCCGGCTTTGTCAAGCCCAGGTGCACCCCGGCCCTGCCGGCCGCTCCTGCCCGCGCcagacctcagcctcccgaggccACCGCTGCATCCCTTTGACTTCCCTGCTCGTGACGAGGATGCCAGGCACGCGCCAGCCCGTccaggcctccagctccacctggCGAGGCTGGCCCATTCTACACAGGCATCCTAGATGAGGGAGAATCCCCCCTCTCCTTGAAGGGCGGTAGTCTGGGGTCCTGAGTGCTGGGGGTTGGCTTGTCCCTCGTGGACAGAACCCAGGAGGGCTTCATCCACCAAGGAAGATTGCTTTGCAGGTCCTGGGGGCTGTGCCACCCTCTGGGCACCTGGAGCCAATCGCAGGGGACCCAAGTCCTGGGGGCTGTGCCACCCTCTGGGCACCCGGAGTCAATCGCAGGGGACCCAGGTCCTGAGGTCCTGGGGGCTGTGCCGCCCTCTGGGCACCCGCAGCCAATAGAGTCACCCCTGGGAAGCTTATGCGGACCTGGGGCAGCACTCGCGTCCTGACCCCGGTGCCCGTCCCACAGTTCGAGCCAGGGCAGTCATACGCCGGTGTGGTGCAGTACAGCCACAGCCAGATGCAGGAGCACGTGAGCCTGCGCAGCCCCAGCATCAGGAACGTGCAGGAGCTCAAGGAGTGAGTGCCCCACGCGGCCAGGACCCTCCCACCCCTCGCCCCGACCCCTGGCCCCGCGGCGGGTCAGCCCTGACCCCTGATCCCAGGTGGGCTCAGCCCCGCGGCAGGCCTGGCCCCAACCGGCCCCTCCTgccctttgctgtgcagagccaTCAAGAGCCTACAGTGGATGGCTGGCGGCACCTTCACCGGCGAGGCCCTGCAGTACACGCGGGACCAGCTGCTGCCGCCCAGCCCAAACAACCGCATCGCCCTGGTCATCACTGACGGGCGCTCAGACACTCAGAGGGACACCACACCACTCAACGTGCTCTGCAGCCCCGGCATCCAGGTGGGGTGGCCACCCCCAGGCTGCACCTGCCCCGCCTATGGTGCCCAGCCAGCCAGGGTGGCCTTGTCCCCAGAAAGACGAGGGCAGAGCAGGCTGCGCCACACCGATACTGTCTGTCCCCACAGGTGGTCTCAGTGGGCATCAAAGACGTGTTTGACTTCGTCCCAGGCTCCGACCAGCTCAATGTCATTTCTTGCCAAGGCCTGGCACCGTCCCAGGGCCGGCCCGGCCTCTCGCTGGTCAAGGAGAACTACGCAGAGCTGCTGGAGGACGCCTTCCTGAAGAATGTCACCGCCCAGATCTGCATAGGTGCGCACGGGGGCTGTCCCAGATCTACGTAGGTGCGCACAGGGCCACCCGGGCCGTCTCAGATCTGCGTAGGTGCACGCGGGGCCACCCAGGGCTGTCCCAGATCTGCGCAGGTGCGCACGGGGCACTCAGGGGCCGTCCCAGATCTGCGTAGGTGCACGCGGGGCGCCCAGGGCCGTCCCAGATCTGCGTAGATGCGCACAGGGCCGCCCGGGGCCGTCCCAGATCTGCGTAGGTGCACGCAGGGCCACCCGGCGCCGTCCCAGATCTGCGTAGGTGCACACGGGGCCGCCCGGGGCTGTCCCAGATCTGCATAGGAGCGCCCAGGGCTGCCCAGATCTGCGTGGGTGCGCACGGGGCCGCGTAGGTGTGCACGGGGCCACCCAGGGCTGTCCCAGATCTGCGTAGGTGCACACAGGTACCCAGGGCTGTCCCAGAGGCCTCCTCCCAGCTCACTGTTACCTCCGGGGGCACGGCCACCCCTGTAGGTGCGCACGGGGCCGCCTGGGGCTGTCCCAGAGGCCTCCTCCCAGCTCGCTGTGACCTCAGGGGGCATGGCCACCCCTGTGCTCGGCCTGGAGGTCCTGCGACATCTCCTTGAGGGGTTATAGGTGGAGCAGTGGGCTCACACTGCACGGCTTTTCTCTTTTACAGACAAGAAGTGTCCAGATTACACCTGCCCCAGTGAGTACCTCGGCGGCCGGGACATGTCGGGAGGAGGGCACCGTGGCTGGGGCGGGGGCTCTGAGAGGAGGGGGCTCTGGGAGGAGGGCCTGGCGGTCATGAGAGTAGGTGCATGGCTCACTCCGGTGGCTGAGCACCACCGTGCTGTGCCCTCTCTGGGGAGCTTAGACGCCCTCTGGCCGGCCCACTGCGTCTGCATCACCAGGGAGGGCCTCATGCTAATGGCTGCCCACCCCGCCCCGCAGTCACGTTCTCCTCCCCGGCTGACATCACCATCCTGCTGGACGGCTCCGCCAGCGTGGGCAGCCACAACTTTGACACCACCAAGCGCTTCGCCAAGCGCCTGGCCGAGCGCTTCCTCACAGCGGGCAGGACGGACCCCGCCCACGATGTGCGGGTGGCAGTGGTACAGTACAGCGGCACGGGCCAGCAGCGGCCAGAGCGGGCGTCGCTGCAGTTCCTGCAGAACTACACGGCCCTGGCCAGTGCCGTCGATGCCATGGGCTTTATCAACGACGCCACCGACGTCAACGATGCCCTGGGCTATGTGACCCGCTTCTACCGCGAGGCCTCATCCGGCGCTGCTAAGAAGAGGCTGCTGCTCTTCTCAGATGGCAACTCACAGGGCGCCACGCCCGCTGCCATTGAGAAGGCCGTGCAGGAGGCCCAGCGGGCGGGCATCGAGATCTTCGTGGTGGTTGTGGGCCACCAGGTGAATGAGCCCCACATCCGCGTCCTGGTCACCGGCAAGACGGCCGAGTATGACGTGGCCTACGGCGAGCGCCACCTGTTCCGTGTCCCCAGCTACCAGGCCCTGCTCCGCGGTGTCTTCCACCAGACAGTCTCCAGGAAGGTGGCGCTGGGCTAGCCCGCCCCGCAAGCGGGCACCAAACCctgtcctcccacccctccccactcaTCACTAAACAGAGTAAAATGTGATGTGAATTTTCCCGACCAACCAGATTCgctagattttttttaaggaaaaacttgGAAAGCCAGGACACAACGCTGCTGCCTGCTTTGCACAGGGCCCTCCGGGGCTCAGCCCTGAGCTGGCATCACCTGCGCAGGCCCCTCTGGGGCTCAGCCCTGAGCTATTGTCACCTGCGCAGGGCCCTCTGGGGCTCAGCCCTGAGCTGGCGTCACCTGGGTTCCCCACCCCgggctctcctgccctgccctcctgccctccctccctcctgccttcccAGCTCCTTCCCTAGGCACCTCTGTGCTGCGTCCCACCAGCCTGAGCCAGACGCCCTCTCGGGTCCTGTGCCGCAGCACTAGcctgtctctctcctctgtccCCATAGCTGGCTTTTCCCACCAATCCTCACCTAACAGTTACTTTACAGTTAAAGTCAAAGCAAGCTCTTCTCAGCTTGGGGCAGCCATTGGCCTCTGTCTcattttgggaaaccaaggtCAGGAGGCCGTTGTAGACATAAATCTCGGCGACTCGGCCCCGTCTCCTGAGGGTCCTGCTGCTGACCGGCCTGGACCTCGGCCCCACAGCCCTAGAGGCCGCTGCTGACCAGCACTGACCCCGACCTCAGAGAGTACTCGCAGGGGCGCTGGCTGCACTCAAGACCCTCGAGATTAACGGTGCTAACCCCGTCCGCTCCTCCCTCCCGCAGAGACCGGGGCCTGGACTGGACATGAGAGCCCCTTGGTGCCACAGAGGGCTGTGTCTTACTAGAAACAACGCAAACCTCTCCTTCCTCAGAACAGTGATGTGTTCGACGTTTTATCAAAGGCCCCCTTTCTATGTTCATGTTAGTTTTGCTCCTTCTGTGTTTTCTGAACCATATCCATGTCGCCGACTGTTCCAAATAAAGGTTTTCACTACTCTCCCTGTGGTTATCTTCCCCACAAAGTAAAATCCTGCCGTGTGCCCCAACGGAGCAGTCACAGGAGGTTGGGGGCGTGTGCGTGCGTCTCACTCCCAACCCCCATCACCACCAGTCCCAGGCCAGAACCAGGGCTGCCCTTGGCTACAGCTGTACATTCATGCCCCTTATCTGCCTCTGCGTCGGTGACATGGAGACCATGCTGCACCTATGGACAGAGAGGAGCTGAGGAGGCAACACCCTGGGCTTTGGGGTCAGGAGCAGATCAGGCCTCATTGGGCTGGGGCTGGCCACATCCACCGAGGTCAACCACAGAGGCCAGCCCCAGGTTCTAGGCTTGGTACTGAAATACCCCTGGGAGCTCGGAAGGGGAGTTGAAATCCTGCAGGGCCCATAGGAAGAAGTCCTGGGAGGCTCCACCTTTGGGGCAGAGCAAGAAGAGGGTGGAGGGCAGAGGCAGCGAGGGCTCATCCTCAAAAGAAAGAAGTTCGTGGCCCCTGAATCCCAGAATCCGGGGTGCACGGCTGTTCCTGGGGGCCGTTGGGGAACTAAGAGGATCGGCCGAGGGCTGGGCTGGAGGACGGCAGCAGGGACGGGCGGCGAGGGTGAGGGTGGGGCTTCCTGAAGGCCTTCACCTGCGGGGACCCCGGCGAGCCCCTCAGGTGCCACAGGCAGGGACACGCCTCGCTCGATGCGTCACACCATGTGGCCACCAGAACTGCGGGAAAATTCTGGGGACCCTGCATTTCCGTTTCAGGTGGACAACAAGCGCCCCTCACAGAACTGCAGGGAGAGAGGGGGCCGGGGCGGACGCAGTGAGGCGgtgggcggggccggggcggACGCAGTGAGGCGgtgggcggggccggggcggATGCAGTGAGGCGgtgggcggggccggggcggACGCAGTGAGGTGGTGGGCGGGGCTGGGGCGGACGCAGTGAGGCGGTGGGCGGGGTCGGGGCGGACGCAGTGAGGCGGTGGGCGGGGTCGGGGCGGATGCAGTGAGGTGGTGGGCGGGGCTGGGGCGGATGCAGTGAGGTGGTTGCCCAGCCCCTCCCGGCTGCCCCATGGGAGTCACACTGCAGCTGCAGCCCTGGCACCACAAGAGCTGGACTCGGCCAGCGGGACGTTCCCTCACGGCGCTGAGGCCCACACTCTGCGTGGAGCTTCCCTGTGCCCAGGCTACCCTGCAAGGTCCTCGGAGAGGTTTCCTCCAGCCGCAGCCCCCACGCAGCTCTGGCCCAGGCCTGCTCTTCCCCATCCCAATTGCTTTGCACTGTATACGGCCAGATGACCCCGAGCCAGCCCTGAGCCCTCGTCCCGGCTTCCTCCCCTGTAAGCTGGGTGAGGGACTCCATGGCACCCACCTGAGAGGGTTGTGGCGAGGCCCAGGCCCCTCGTGCCCACACGGCCGGCGGCCCATGCCTGGCAGGGGCTGGGAGGTGGCTGGGGCGACCAGAGGGGAGCAGCCTGTCCTGGAGGAGGCCCAGGGACCCTGGTGAGAGGGTCTCTCCCAAGTGCTCTCTACGGGACCCCCTTCCTCTGCGCCCATCCTGCACGGACCTCTCCGGGTCACCCCTGGGTTCAGGGGGGCCTTGAGGTGGGGCCCCTGTTCCCAGGTCCTTGCAGCGTTTCTCCTGAACCTCAACCCATCCTCACCTGCGGGCATTCCCATCCCCCAACGCCTGGGTCACCAGGATTCCAGGCAGGAGGGGCTGTGGGGGTTACCAAGGCCCGGGCTGCCATGCAGAACCCCCAGCCACCACACAGACCCCCACGGGGCCCAGGGAAGCTCCTGGCCTCCCACTGCACCTCACACTTCCTGTGGGGGCGGACTCCAAGGTCCCGGCCTCTCATCTTGtacaaactgaggcacaggagggACACACACTCCCACGGCTGGTCAGCATGGCCCCCACACCTCCCACTGGACTGACACCTGGCTCCAGACACCCCTGGCGCAGCCTCAGCCCCTGGGGCCCCTGCTCCCTGGCCCCCAAGCCCCAGCTCCCATGTGCATGTCCTGCCTCGGGCCTGGAGGCCCCTCGGCCCCAAATAATCAGACAATTCAACAGCAAAACTACCTTTTTCAGGCTGGCAGGACTCTGGGCAACCCCCTGCAACAGCCCCCTGCCCTATCACAGCCACCCTTGCCTCCCAGGCACGGAGACCCCACCATCAGGTCCCAGCCTTGGTTCATCCCCAAGCAACCTGTGTGTCGGGATGGCGATGCTGGCTGAGCCCCTGCATCCCCACTGGAACCCCTCGGGGGCTCTCTGGCCACCCacatctctccctctccttcccactcCTCCCAGGAGCTGGGGCTCTGACACCCTGGGCTTCAGGGTCAGGAACAAATCAGGCCTGGATGGGCTGGGGCAGGCCAGATCCAACTAGGTCAACCCAAGAGGACCAGCCCAAGGCTCTGGATTTGGTACTAAATCACCTCAGCCAAGCGGCCTTAGGGCTGCTGTGTCCAGAGTGTGCCCAAGACCCTCTTCCTGAAGGGACGTGAGAAGCCACAAATGTGAGCTTCCCTGTGCATTCGgccgttctcacactgctctaaagaactgcccaagactgggtgaatttttttttgtgtgttttttttttttgagacagagtcttgctctgttgcccaggctggagtgcggtggcgcgatctaggctcactgcaagctccgcctcccgggttcacgccattctcctgcctcagccttccaagtagctggattacaggcgctcgccaccacacccagctaattttttttttatttttagtagagacagggtctcaccatgttagccagaatggtctcgatctcctgacctcgtgatcctcccgcctcagcctcccaaagtgctgggattacaggcgtgagccaccgcgcctggccaagactgggtgatttataacaaaaagagattccattgactcacagttccacatggctggggagtcaggaaacttacaatcacggcggaaggggaagcaaacacgtccttcttcacatggcagcagggaagagaagcatgaaggaggaacttccaaacacttataaagCCATTAGATCACAtgtgatccagccacctccctccctcaacacgtggggattacaatttgagatgagatgtgggtggggacagggaGGCAAACAGTATCACCTGCTTCAAGAAGGGAAGTGGCTTGATCCCTGAACCATCCTCCAAGCTGGTGGCCGCACTGTGCTTCTCACCTGTGGCCTCCCAGGTCAGGAGAGGCTAGGACCCCCTTTTGTTCTGGGCGTTCCCCACACAGAACAGCTCAGCTttgaaaaaaacaggaaagaaacctTAGCCCATCAGGCCCACACTTGTTCCCGGTTTAGAAAAGTGATGTTTCAGATCATCACACGAAGTCTCCAGATAGGAGGGCAAAGCCAGTCGCACTGATGCTCTGAGTGGTCAGAGACCCCAATCCTTCCTGGGCCATCCACAGCATGGCTCCTTGACTCCTAGATCAGAGCAGGCTCCTGCCCCTTCCTGGCCCCTCCTGTCCTGGTGCAGGAGGAGCTGGGACCCACTGGCCTCAAGAAGGCAAACGGTTGGCAGGAGGCGCAGAGCCCTGGGATCTCAGGCCTGTCAGGAGGGTCTTCCCCTGCAACCATCCATCCTGATCCAGAACCGTGGGGGCAGTGCCAGGCCTGGACTCTCTCCTTGGGAGCCTCTGGCTGCAGTTCTCTCCCAGGAAGGGTCCTCAAGGGGACAGGGACCCAGGAGGTCTGAGGGTGCATTGGGGCTTAGCAGACTGTGGGGGTCCCAGGTGTCTCCCCAGACCCCCCTGTCAGCCTCCACCAGCTCTCCTGTGAGGCCAGCCCCACCCGCCCACCTCAAAAGCTACCCTAGATCCAACAGCCTGAGCTGGGGACATACAGGGCCTATTCGCCCGCCTCGGGACCCCTATAGCTGAGTGCCATCCTAACCACCATCCATCACCGGGGGTTGGGGGTGGACGGAGGCCTGAGGcctcttttgtttttcctcctgcCACTGCAGCTACGATAGCCCAACGCCGCCCATCGATAAAAAATGACCTCAGCTGTGGCTTTGCTGTGACCCTTTCCTGGACAGCACCAGTGCTGGGgtcctcactttccttttttggattttgtttctc
This window encodes:
- the COL6A1 gene encoding collagen alpha-1(VI) chain is translated as MRAARALLPLLLQACWTAAQDEPETPRAVAFQDCPVDLFFVLDTSESVALRLKPYGALVDKVKSFTKRFIDNLRDRYYRCDRNLVWNAGALHYSDEVEIIQGLTRMPGGRDALKSSVDAVKYFGKGTYTDCAIKKGLEQLLVGGSHLKENKYLIVVTDGHPLEGYKEPCGGLEDAVNEAKHLGVKVFSVAITPDHLEPRLSIIATDHTYRRNFTAADWGQSRDAEEAISQTIDTIVDMIKNNVEQVCCSFECQPARGPPGLRGDPGFEGERGKPGLPGEKGEAGDPGRPGDLGPVGYQGMKGEKGSRGEKGSRGPKGYKGEKGKRGIDGVDGVKGEMGYPGLPGCKGSPGFDGIQGPPGPKGDPGAFGLKGEKGEPGADGEAGRPGSSGPPGDEGQPGEPGPPGEKGEAGDEGNPGPDGAPGERGGPGEGGPQGTPGTRGPRGDPGEAGPQGDQGREGPVGVPGDPGEAGPIGPKGYRGDEGPPGSEGARGAPGPAGPPGDPGLMGERGEDGPPGNGTEGFPGFPGYPGNRGPPGINGTKGYPGLKGDEGEAGDPGDDNNDIAPRGVKGAKGYRGPEGPQGPPGHPGPPGPDECEILDIIMKMCSCCECKCGPIDLLFVLDSSESIGLQNFEIAKDFVVKVIDRLSRDELVKFEPGQSYAGVVQYSHSQMQEHVSLRSPSIRNVQELKEAIKSLQWMAGGTFTGEALQYTRDQLLPPSPNNRIALVITDGRSDTQRDTTPLNVLCSPGIQVVSVGIKDVFDFVPGSDQLNVISCQGLAPSQGRPGLSLVKENYAELLEDAFLKNVTAQICIDKKCPDYTCPITFSSPADITILLDGSASVGSHNFDTTKRFAKRLAERFLTAGRTDPAHDVRVAVVQYSGTGQQRPERASLQFLQNYTALASAVDAMGFINDATDVNDALGYVTRFYREASSGAAKKRLLLFSDGNSQGATPAAIEKAVQEAQRAGIEIFVVVVGHQVNEPHIRVLVTGKTAEYDVAYGERHLFRVPSYQALLRGVFHQTVSRKVALG